The Panulirus ornatus isolate Po-2019 chromosome 46, ASM3632096v1, whole genome shotgun sequence sequence ttagaTCGACCAGGTTTCTATCTAGCTTGAGCCCTTGTCAAACCAACAGactttccagatttttttttttttacattaccaCAAATATATTCCTAAAATTAGGCAAAAGAAAAGCCACAGTAATAAAATAAGGTtgttcctactcacacacaaggTAGattttaaagagtaaagtttagtATGGTATAGCTAATATTATTATACCAAAATGTATGATTATTAATTACTTCTGGTCAACacacaaaaaagtatatataacaAGTATCAAATGCCTCTCCATATGTAATGATTTTCCTTAAAAATGAAATCGTATTTCCTGTGTTAAAACTGGGAAAGTTTTTGCATGGAATACTAATGTTCTTAAGACATGAAGGTTGCATTAATCGTCAAACCTCTGAGGCACTCTGGGTTCATCACTCCTAATCTATAAATACGTTAAGAAGCTCTTACTTTTTTCTAGGGTGATGCTTTAAGTTACATCTAATCGTAATAGATTATGAATTCCAATAAACTCACATCAGAAGTCTTACTCTCAAGAAATGAGCTAGTTTCCACCCACTGAAATGTTTAGTAAGTCTAGTGCTGTGCCTCAACCTAATGCGACGACCACCTCCTTGGATGTCATGGGGAGTAGTGAACTACCTATGATGCCCAGCAGAGTGGATTTGGGCCCTTCGTGATGTTATCTGGCTTCATGATTTTGTCAGTAAGTAATCATTCCCTCCAAGAAGAATCACTGCCGTTTCACAAGTATATAATTTAAGTACTTTTCTAGATTTGCCAATCATAATGCTTTATGAAACAAACTAAAGGTCTACATGCATCATTTAATCACAATTTTCTTAAATTCACTTCCTTGGTAATTTATAATTAATAAACTttagtattaatattatcatGAATATAACCATAAATAAAGGCAAATTACAATAATGGACTAGCATTGATAATTAAAAAGATCATTTATTTAAATCCTTATATATTAATATACACTACAAAACATGACAGAGGTTACCAGTTTGCCTCAAACAGAAAGGGTTAACAGTGCATGCCAGTGGCTTGTccctagaggaggaggaagaagaggaggaggatgaggaggaggcagCCCGGGAAGGTTTACGGAACTCTGGGGCCTCATGTTGCTGGCTACGATCTACAGTAAAAGCTAAAATGTACTCTCtgctactgtatatatatatatataaagccttttAAAGCTACTCATATATATGCCAGTTTACAATCCTTAGGTTACTGACATCTTAAGTTGGCATTATTTTTCATTACTGGCAATAAAAGTTACTGCCCAGTGCTAAAGATTAGGCTGTCCGGCCACAGGGATCTGTAAGTCTTCGCGTCCCCTTCTCCTCTACTTATCACCTTGTGTGAATTCTCTTCGCAAAGAATTGAGTAGACAATATAGTACTTCCTTCACTTTCCTTTTCAAATAATTTGGGCCGTATATAGATTTTCAATGCTGTTTCGGTTAAAATTCTGTGACATTGTTCTTTCTATGATTCTGTTATTCTCTATAAGCCCAGTGAGTGAAAGCAGAATGTCTACAGAAAGATTGTCTTAAGGTCCATCACCAGCCTGGAATTTCACTCGTCGTTCTCCTTCACGTCTTGCTTTTGGCACTGGAAAAAATTTGTGGTAAACCGCTTGTAACAGCTCTCAGAATGTAAATCCAGGTATTGGCACTGATGTTGGCACGGTTAATTTGGCACTGAAGTTTGTTCCTGGCGAGTAAAAAAATTTGCTACTGCTAGACACAGTTTATGGGATAATAAAAGTCAAGGGTATTGCAGAGAAAATTCCATGGGTACCTTGCATCCTTCCAGGCCAGTATATAGCTCAACAAACACCATTGCACAAACACTTCATTCATATTGCACAAACTCTGTAGCCACAAAGTGCATTGCACTCTCAGACTTGCTTCTAGGTTCTACATTAACAAAATCAACAAGGAAAAGTCAGTTCACACTACATTAAAGAATCATGGGAATGTAAAGCATTGGGAGAACTTACATTACGTTACGTACAAGACATCACAAACTATGGGAGAGTTTAATTTTACAATGTGCCACTTGCCTCTCTTATCACCTCAGGAGAGGATACTAGTAATTTACACACAAGCAGCACTGCAAAAATTAGTGTAGGTCTCTACACGAACTGCGAGAACAGTGGTCGTTACGTACTGTTGGAGCAAGGTTCTTCCCGAAAAAAATGAAGGTATGATAACATTACCGTGATGGGATCAATCTCGTGGTCGTGTCTCCGCCAGATTTAGGCAAAAAGATTATTTGGCTCTAGGGGATGTAATAACCTTTATTAGTGTCCTTTACTTGGAACAAGAAATTATAAATTACTGCACAAGTGAAAGTATTAAGCACAGCATGACACCATTAACACCACAATACTGGCAACAGCATGAACTCCCAGCTTGTTAATGCAAAAGGAAAGAAACGTCAAAACTCGTCAAAGCATGGTTGAAATGACAATGTACGTAAAAAGCCAACTGTGTCGTAGTCAGAGAGATTACACAACTGCAACTTGAAGAAGCATGAGAAAAACAAAAGTCAGCACATAACGCATTAGTCTCCTAACGCGTTTCAGCAAATGAGATCTTGTACAGTTTGCCAAACCCTGGTGCTTACAGCAGAGACTGGAGGCACTGGCTTGTGTTGTGACTGCTCATGGTTACTGGGCGGTGATTGTGTTGGTCCACCTGGTGCTGCACTGCTGCCGTTTCAAGTGGCTATTATTGTCCTGGTTTTCCATTCACACACCTCTTGGTCAATACCACTTGGAAGTGTGGTAACAGCACTGTGTAGCAGCAGTGTGCAGCAGACTATGGTAGGTAGAGGTGGGTGTATCTGGCTAGGGAGACACGCTGCAATTAACTGCAGCGACACGTCACTTGTGTAGCTAGTGGCTGCCGCTTTGCTGGTGAGAGATGCATGGAAGAAGAATGCACTAAACTTGCTCCTTGAAGAAGTGGTGATATCAGGGTGCATTACAAATATTGATCCACGGTTTGCAACCATTAAATTTATAAAAATTATTAGTACTCTGGCTAATTCAACTGTATATTTTGCACATAAAGCACAGCAAAAACATATGGGTGGGTGAAGCCAGCAGTATATAGTGTCGCAGCAACCAGTGCCTGGCTCTACCTAACAGCATAGTCGTGTTCCAGGGGAGCGTATTTTAATGTGGGGCTCACCGGTGCACCCCACAGAAGCTTAATAATATTATAATTACATAATAAAATTCTTTGGAATGATTATTTACAAtatgtacatgcacacacacaagaaaacagtACAAAACATAATCTTTACAACAATAAAAAGTAAATTAGCTTTGATTTTGCAGAGATAAAAGCATTAACCTCTACACCTTGGTGCTAATATCACTGTGGTGGCTGTCCCTTGTCCCGAAATTATGGGTCCAGGGGCGAAGGTGACAGCTGCGAGCACGCCAACATCATAATGTCCTTCTTCTCCTTAGGGAAGCGAAGCTCACGACCAGCAAGGCGGGCAGCCTCCAGCTCCCGTTCGCTCTGACCTAGTTCCCTAGAGATCACCCCTGGGTTTTCCTGCTCTCGAGCTATCCAGTCCAGGGCCATCTGCGAGCGCATGTCGTCATCCAGTGCTCGGTGTGAGTAGTGTGCTACCACTTCCTGCCTGGAGCACTGCCTTTCCCTCATGGCTTTGAGCGACCCATTCCAGTGCAGAAGCTGAAATACCGTCATGAGTTCCTGGAACTCCAGCATGGTCCGTCCCTTGTTCGTCTCCAGCATGAAGCGGAAGGCGCCGATCCCCGTACTGGGATTGTCAGCCTCGTCGgggtcaccctgggggagggACAAGTCAGCTACGTGCTGGAAagaaaatcagttttgtgtggagACTAATTTCTGCACTCTAACGTACGATGCTTGAAGGACACATGGCAGTCCTGTTCTACCAATGTAGCTGGAACCTAACAAGGAAACTAAACTAACCTGACAAAGTTTTCTCCTTTTCCAAAGTATTCTCTACTCCCACTTACCATGTCAGCCAATTGGAGGGACACCAACCAGGATACAAACCAGCCCTTAAGGTGAATGCTGATAACCTCCCAAGAGAAAAGCCCGATCAAATGAGTTACGGCCATCGCCTTAACATGCAAAAGGAGTgaggtatgtacatatatgtcctTCAAGCTTTTGTTAGGGTGCAGATATGTCTctccatacatctttttttttcaatcaacagCACTTGAAGGACATATGCTAACCAAGCATTAACACACTTTCATAATTGGGAACACAGACCATGGTAGTTTTACTGCAACTCTGAGTGACATCTGACTCATTCTTCAGGTTATGAATATGAAATAAGCACTGGAATTTTGTGTAGTACTGTTATATCAACCAGATAGAACACAACATCCCAGAGCATCCCTTAGAATGGAAAACTAATAATCCTTAACTTAGGAGTTGGGAAGAGGTAATTTCTAACTCTAAATCATTAATTAAGACTATTGTGCCTATGAGGTACTGATACCACAATAGTACTGACTGAAACAATTGGATCTACTTTACAGAATAACACTTTTTAAACAGGTGTCATTATGAGAGGTTCACTTAGAAAATGTTTGTGATGTCATGCAAGAAGAATCTCATTCACAAGACCTCTAGTTATCTTCAAGTATATCTGCCATCCAACATGACATAGAAGAGAAGACTCTACCTTAGCAAACAAATTTGGAACACATTCTCAAAACATGTCAATCTCCTATTCAGATCTATAAGTGATGAGAAGATTACAAACATAATAATGCACAAACATCCTGAAATTTCTTGGGGGGCTTGttcaccttctcccacgtcagcgatgtAGCATCATTCATTTACCAGCCAAACGAAATAGTAATAAATGATATGTTTTCCTAAGCAGTGTTTTAACACCTTAAACCCGAAATATAATCACACTACATGTCTAATTCTACCTGGAAGACCACGATAAAATGTGCTCTGAAGAAAATGAAGGTAAATCAGTTAACCCTTAACAGCAGCAGACATCAGTTGATGGTCTCTGAAGACATGGCATCTGTTGTCAACTAATGCAGTAACTTTTTCCACCTCTGTTTAAATATCTACCTTATCTATCATACCATTAGTAGCCAACAAATGTCTCATCCATGCTTGGAAAATAATCCAGCCATCCCAAGAGCTAAAACAACCACCACCATGGCAGTCCACCTGCAGGCCATGAACACCACATACCTACATTGTTGGACGCCCAAAGTTATTTCGAGAACCACTTATCAGGCGGTGAAGAAAATGAAGTATAAAACAAAAATTATGAAGAAATATTAACTTGAAGGTTGACTTTAGCAGGATTACAAAAGGAGTACAGAGGCCTATAAGTGAGGTGTCCCTATCGAACTCCAGCTTTAGTAACAACTGTGCCTAATTCTCTCTGGATTAATGGAAGACATGTAATGAGCTAGAatattcatacaaaaaaaaaatcgaagatcCTATCAACATGCATCTACCATCTGGTGTACTCATATGTGGgaaaggtgtaatatttctaCTTTCCATgttatccaccaccaacactatgccTGTGCATGAAATAAAAATGTGTATGTAATCTGATTAAACTGTTTAATTTGGAGGGAGAAACAAATTTTTCACTATCCTCCCAACTCTTGGCTGCCAATCTCTCTCGCATTGAACGTTAGTGTGAAGGGTGAAATATTTCTCAAAATTTATTCATAATATTTACCAACAATGCTGTGCTTGAGAATAAGGTACTTTTGGAAATGAGAAATAAGATATTCATTTCCACTTCTTCCTGTAGAATTAGGAGAAGTGAAACACATCAATTATACCCCTTCCACGTGTGTACTTTTCACCGGACCCGAACAAAACCCTGGCAGTAATATAACTTTCCACGTATTTTCAGTTAATACTGAATACATATTTACTGTGAAACTGATACATGTCTTGTACAGGATTTCACAACTATTTTCAACAAAATGTTACAAAACCATAAGCAAACCAATGCAACTGAAATTTCTTGAACCTCACTGAAGAcaaatggggcctggatgttgatggggagctgtggttttgttgtgatgcacatgatagctagagactggacgtgacctttcttcatctgttccaggtgctgctttgttaatacaggaaatgggtatcaagtatgataaaaaaaaagcccTTGCATCCATTTTCACAACAACTTTGATATTTTGTAAAATAATTTCTCAAATAAAACTGTAGTGTACCACATACATACCTTTGCAGTCTAGAAAAACTGTCCACCATTTTCTTGTACCCTTTCCCCTTAGTATGCTTCGTAAGTTTCAAGACTTTTAAAGTCTCAAATTTTTAGCATTGTCATCCTGAAGCTATGGTGttaaacacacccacaccacagtgGAGGAAAATGGAAGGTATGGACCACTGCCAAAGTatgtgatgcaaaggtcatgagggatatgaaaagtgaggaagattgGATTACCTTACAGGGGGGATCTAAACACCCCAAACTTGGTCTCATACAtaaatgatgaaattcaaccaaagtaaatgaggataggacaaagtgagagaaggcttcaatatgattatcatatggTAGCAAATAAGATTTCTGtctgtgagaaggacttgggaattGACACTGTCCCTAACTTGTTATCAAGAGTCCcacaaggagacaaactgtctattGACAAATGTCAgtatagctttcaagtataaaaAGTCTTCATCAAGTTGTTCAAACCTAGGTAAAGCCAagactagaatgtgcttctcagatTTAGTTGCcacacctacagaagcacaaagagctaactgAGAAGGCCACAGTAACAGAATGAAAATGTACATACCTCCCACTGAAATTGGAAGACAAATGTACCTTACAAAATTCTGATAAACtacagcatgaaattaagcatccTGAATGAGCAAAATTTCAGCAACCTGAGTACCAAAGATCTATCTATAATATCTGAAACTACCTAACTCTTCCTTCTATACAGCCACTTGAAGCTTTCTCTAAATTATTCCCAACTGTGAGATGCGGATTCTCCCCGTTTTCGTATAAGCATTGTACAAAACCAATAAGGTGGATGAGTTGGCATACACCCTTATTCAAATTTTCTACTGAgttccagggcatgtgaagtagtcttgggaaaccaaggaaaggcttCTGGTGCCTGGCTGTGGACTGAGGACCCTCAATTCAGTGCTAcagacagagtggatgtgagcacaagaagccattcttcatctgttcctggtgcttacaaggaaaatgaaaattgtCACCAAATCTAAACATTTGAAGGTTTCTTGCCACTCTGAAAAATCATCTTTTAATTCCCTTTCTTTAACACCCCTCTCTTAAATGCACAGTTTATGTATAGCCTTTCCATCAGCTGACTATTTCTGCTATAAATATTACACCCAAATCTCAAAGATGAACTGGAGGCTGTTTTTCCTAGAAAACAATCTTAATGATATCTCTTTACAAGCATTGATCAAGGATCACTCTACCTTCGACTAACAAACACACCTTATGATCAACCATATCCCTTAACACAAAGCATCCTAAAATGGTTACCACATGTGCCTACAAACATCCAACAAAGCCCATTACATTTCAACCTTTAAAAATGCCCTACATCAATTACCACATCCCATTAACAAACACTCCACAATATTAGTGAGGCCCCTAATGATGAACTCCATATGGCCTATGGTAATTCCAATGATGAGCAACCCAAAAAAATACATTATGTCACCATCTCCAAACTCTATGTGCTCTATCAAATCCCAACCAACAAACATTTAATAGAACTTGTTATAGCTCAGCTACATGCACAGCACATATCGTAACACATCTCCAGCTAAATACAACTCAATCAAACTTACTGTACTGCAACCCCATTTACAAAAACCACACTTGTTTCACCAATTATCACTAATCCTCCACATCTCTACCTACTTTAAACATTCAATAAAGCCTTATAAAATTCCCATCTACAATCATTTACAAAAATCACACTCATCCTACAACATCCCTACATATAAATAATACATAGCCAATCCCCATCTACAACCAATGAACATTCcccactacatcccccacctgAAGCATGCTTCAAAATACCCACATTTAAAACCCTACATAACTTgccatatcatcatcaataaaaaaaCACCAGTTACATAATACCTAAAAGCACCCAGGATTACATAAAAATTCCTCTCGAAACACTTCCATGTCTTATCAAACTAAGCACTCCAAAAACTTTCTTTGTACCTCTCATTCTCTACTTTTTACCTATAATTCATGAGCAGAGTCAGCTAAAATCCACTGTAAAACAAAGTCTTGTATAATAAATACAATGCATGAACAATAACTATTCAAATATTTGCATGTATAAAGAAATAAATGTGCGCATTATGTAGTACTCATATACTGTAAGCTCAAAGACCCCTCTgatttcatttcattattatttgttGCTGATAAATAATTAGTAGGTTTATTTCTTATTATTCTCACTTAATCCACCTTATCCATTCTCAATATTAAGTAGGAATCAAGGAAATCATATGAAAATTCTTCT is a genomic window containing:
- the lft gene encoding protein limb expression 1 homolog isoform X5; the encoded protein is MLLSELISVQNVAHVYEEITDRRDRTRSKVNVVEALQEFWQMKAQRGAELKNGALVIYESVPSSSPPYVCYVTLPGGSCFGSFQNCPTKAEARRSAAKIALMNSVFNEHPSRRISDEFIEKAVADARAQFKHVADLSLPQGDPDEADNPSTGIGAFRFMLETNKGRTMLEFQELMTVFQLLHWNGSLKAMRERQCSRQEVVAHYSHRALDDDMRSQMALDWIAREQENPGVISRELGQSERELEAARLAGRELRFPKEKKDIMMLACSQLSPSPLDP